The following proteins come from a genomic window of Vicinamibacterales bacterium:
- a CDS encoding Rab family GTPase, whose product MIQKKVCMVGVFGTGKTSLVQQFVHSKFSEKYHSTVGVKVDRKEVAVGGDQVNLLLWDLAGQDKFQNVQASYLRGSSGIFFVVDGTRRETLAEQSSLQTLVEQCVGAVPVVIAVNKADLEAQWQIGDGELSAFYGERRLVLKTSAKTGVGVNEAFLWLAGQMLRG is encoded by the coding sequence GTGATCCAGAAGAAGGTCTGCATGGTCGGCGTCTTCGGAACCGGCAAGACCAGCCTCGTGCAGCAGTTCGTCCACTCGAAATTCTCGGAGAAGTACCACTCGACCGTCGGTGTGAAGGTCGATCGCAAGGAGGTCGCGGTCGGCGGCGACCAGGTGAACCTCCTGCTCTGGGATCTCGCCGGACAGGACAAGTTCCAGAACGTCCAGGCCAGCTATCTGCGCGGTTCCTCGGGGATCTTCTTCGTCGTCGACGGGACGCGGCGGGAGACGCTGGCGGAGCAGTCGAGCCTGCAAACGCTGGTCGAGCAGTGCGTGGGCGCCGTGCCCGTGGTGATCGCCGTCAACAAGGCCGACCTGGAGGCCCAGTGGCAGATCGGCGACGGCGAACTCTCCGCTTTCTACGGCGAGCGGCGCCTCGTCCTGAAGACGAGCGCCAAAACAGGTGTCGGGGTCAACGAGGCGTTTCTCTGGCTCGCTGGCCAGATGCTGAGAGGTTGA
- a CDS encoding MFS transporter: MAETTGAAGPLPVPPDADAPAGGPALAQPTTPALRRLAAAFTYRDFRNLWLGACTSSIGTWMQNVAQNWLVLTITGSAFYLGLDAFLGQLPIMLFTLIGGVVADRRDRRRVLLTSQYIQMTSAFTLAALVYLQVVHPASDGAGRAISLSVWYVLSLSFMNGCAQAFGGPAYQSLVPSLIEKKDLPNAIALNSIQFNLARIIGPLLAGLALATLGTVFCFAVNGLSFVAVIISLLMLNIPERAALPPQPMLQQLRGGFSYVRHEGPLLGLTLVAFVTTFLGMPVMTLLPVFVQKVFHLGVGEYSQMMAFQGAGAVAGALVVAWLGRFSRMGTTALVVQVALGLIIAAFSFSRVPALSYGLLFLAGAGQIMVFSLANSLVQLVVPNEMRGRVMSIYMVAFRGGMPLGSLTAGYLANLTSAPTVLAIDGFAMTIAALFVLATYKKLRAI; this comes from the coding sequence ATGGCTGAAACCACCGGCGCCGCCGGACCTCTGCCCGTACCTCCCGACGCCGACGCTCCAGCCGGTGGGCCGGCGCTGGCCCAGCCCACCACCCCCGCTCTGCGACGCCTGGCTGCCGCCTTCACCTACCGAGACTTCCGCAATCTCTGGCTGGGCGCGTGCACGTCGAGCATCGGCACGTGGATGCAGAACGTCGCGCAGAACTGGCTCGTGCTGACGATCACCGGGTCGGCGTTCTACCTGGGGCTCGACGCGTTCCTGGGACAGCTGCCGATCATGCTCTTCACGTTGATCGGTGGCGTGGTAGCCGACCGCCGCGACCGGCGACGCGTGTTGCTCACCTCGCAGTACATCCAGATGACGTCGGCGTTCACGCTGGCCGCGCTCGTCTACCTGCAGGTCGTGCACCCCGCGTCGGACGGCGCCGGACGTGCGATCTCGCTGTCGGTCTGGTACGTCCTCTCGCTCTCGTTCATGAACGGCTGCGCGCAGGCGTTCGGAGGTCCGGCGTACCAGTCGCTCGTCCCGTCGCTCATCGAGAAGAAGGACCTGCCGAACGCGATTGCGCTGAACTCCATCCAGTTCAACCTGGCGCGCATCATCGGACCGCTGCTCGCCGGCCTCGCGCTCGCCACACTCGGCACCGTCTTCTGTTTCGCGGTGAACGGTCTCTCGTTCGTGGCTGTCATCATCTCGCTGCTGATGCTGAACATCCCCGAACGGGCGGCACTGCCGCCGCAACCGATGCTGCAACAGCTCCGGGGCGGCTTCTCGTACGTCCGCCACGAGGGTCCGCTGCTCGGCCTCACGCTGGTCGCGTTCGTGACGACGTTCCTCGGGATGCCGGTGATGACGCTGTTGCCGGTCTTCGTCCAGAAGGTCTTCCACCTGGGCGTCGGTGAATACAGTCAGATGATGGCGTTCCAGGGCGCAGGGGCGGTGGCGGGCGCGCTCGTCGTCGCGTGGCTCGGACGCTTTTCGCGGATGGGGACGACGGCGCTCGTCGTCCAGGTGGCGCTGGGCCTGATCATTGCCGCGTTCTCGTTCTCGCGCGTGCCGGCGCTCAGCTACGGCCTGCTCTTCCTCGCGGGCGCCGGGCAGATCATGGTCTTCTCGCTCGCCAACTCGCTGGTGCAACTCGTCGTTCCCAACGAGATGCGCGGCCGCGTGATGAGCATCTACATGGTGGCCTTCCGCGGCGGCATGCCTCTCGGCAGCCTGACCGCCGGCTATCTCGCCAACCTCACCTCGGCACCGACGGTGCTGGCGATCGACGGCTTTGCCATGACGATCGCCGCGCTGTTCGTCCTCGCCACCTACAAGAAGCTCAGGGCGATCTAG